The Vicia villosa cultivar HV-30 ecotype Madison, WI linkage group LG1, Vvil1.0, whole genome shotgun sequence genome includes a region encoding these proteins:
- the LOC131622433 gene encoding aquaporin NIP1-2-like has translation MMQVPAYIFAQYIGSIAGFEALQLIFGDKPNRFLIILSTGSNLRAFIMEFLITFYTMLIISKVSSKNRLISELVGFAVGATIILSMLFVGPFTRAAIRASMNPTERLSSTIVHHEYKDLEWPILGTLGGSLTYTFFIHSSKMVRKMVREQNNNFYPPNVFGSLALKIMMY, from the exons ATGATGCAG GTGCCAGCATATATATTTGCTCAATATATTGGATCAATAGCTGGATTTGAAGCTCTCCAATTAATATTTGGTGACAAACCAAATCGTTTTTTGATAATTCTTTCGACTGGTTCTAACCTCCGAGCATTCATTATGGAATTTTTAATCACTTTCTATACTATGCTCATCATTTCTAAAGTCTCCAGCAAAAATAGATtg ATTAGTGAATTGGTTGGATTTGCAGTTGGGGCGACAATTATTCTAAGCATGTTATTTGTTGG ACCGTTTACAAGAGCAGCTATAAGAGCATCAATGAATCCAACAGAAAGATTAAGCTCAACTATTGTGCACCATGAATATAAAGATTTGGAGTGGCCTATATTAGGAACTTTGGGTGGCTCATTGACGTATACTTTCTTCATACATTCAAGCAAAATGGTACGCAAAATGGTACGTGAGCAAAACAACAATTTTTACCCCCCAAATGTATTCGGATCGTTGGCTTTAAAAATAATGATGTATTAG
- the LOC131594702 gene encoding uncharacterized protein LOC131594702, with the protein MLVKEFIVNLSQDCGDGTTDDFHKVYVRRKCIDFSPAVINLYLGRDAEAQPELEVTDNEVCKVITGGKVKKWPIKSKLSASSLNVRYALLHKSGAANWVPTNHTSTIAVGLGRFIYAVGTKTKFDYGTYIFDQTMRHVGTSATKLPIAFPSLICGIILKQHPGILKSKDSVCKRESALSFHYKLLQRSDDKTSAGTSQPSKSVNKALLIAELKETCQELDNRKLKLENLIHSLEQSTDDDLDGEKGGDNMDEDKEAEEEAEGAESGSSDAAEWTSSSSDDNPGGSSDEDSDGSDD; encoded by the coding sequence ATGCTGGTGAAGGAATTTATTGTGAATTTGTCTCAAGATTGTGGTGATGGAACAACTGATGATTTTCATAAGGTGTATGTTAGAAGAAAGTGTATAGATTTTTCCCCTGCTGTTATCAACCTATATCTAGGTAGAGATGCtgaggctcaacctgagcttgaagtgactGATAATGAGGTTTGCAAGGTAATCACTGGTGGTAAGGTTAAGAAGTGGCCCATAAAGAGCAAACTGTCTGCTAGTTCTCTTAATGTCAGGTATGCATTGCTGCACAAAAGTGGTGCTGCTAACTGGGTGCCTACCAATCACACTTCCACCATTGCTGTTGGCCTAGGAAGATTCATATATGCTGTGGGAACCAAGACAAAATTTGACTATGGGACCTACATATTTGATCAAACTATGAGGCATGTTGGTACCTCTGCTACCAAGCTTCCCATTGCTTTCCCATCTCTGATATGTGGAATAATCCTCAAGCAACACCCTGGAATTCTGAAAAGTAAAGATTCTGTATGTAAGAGGGAGAGTGCTTTGTCTTTTCACTACAAGCTGTTGCAGAGGTCTGATGACAagacatctgctgggacatcacaACCCAGCAAATCTGTGAACAAAGCTCTTCTTATTGCTGAGCTAAAAGAGACTTGTCAAGAGTTGGACAACAGGAAGCTGAAACTTGAAAATCTCATCCACAGTCTTGAGCAGTCTACAGATGATGATCTGGATGGTGAAAAGGGTGGTGACAATATGGATGAAGACAAAGAGGCTGAGGAAGAGGCTGAGGGTGCTGAGAGTGGGAGTAGTGATGCTGCTGAATGGACTAGTAGCTCAAGTGATGACAATCCTGGTGGCTCTAGTGATGAAGACAGTGATGGGTCTGATGATTAG
- the LOC131594709 gene encoding uncharacterized protein LOC131594709: protein MHARKLTGGPVPETFSVQGREGSAYVHNAIAGIVTRILNEGHKVDGISVPLAQMSASENSKDDQDGQDDASKDQGDVETSVDNTDEKNPGAKEVETSEAINVETSGTKDAEVLEPEKAEEVPVAASKETPNEGPTVHDVVNLNDLDDSIDIADDELISSISHRVKTRKGKQACDQDFSKPQVTPQKKVTIKKVKKVLAEPSTTGSKATVKKRKERSVSVPEDDVLSDEFIVNLSQDCGDGTTDDFHKVYVRRKCIDFSPAVINLYLGRDAEAQPELEVTDNEVCKVITGGKVKKWPIKSKLSASSLNVRYALLHKIGAANWVPTNHTSTIAVGLGRFIYAVGTKKKFDYGTYIFDQTMRHVGTFATKLPIAFPSLICGIILKQHPGILKSKDSVCKRESALSFHYKLLQRSDDKTSAGTSQPSKSVNKALLIAELKETCQELDNRKMKLENLIHSLEQSTDDDLDGEKGGDNMDEDKEAEEEAEEEAEGAESGSSDAAEWTSSSSDDNPGGSSDEDSDGSDD from the exons atgcatgcaagaaaattaACTGGGGGACCTGTTCCTGAAACCTTTTCTGTTCAAGGTAGAGAGGGTTCTGCTTATGTTCACAATGCGATCGCAGGTATTGTcacaagaatcttgaatgaagggcacaaGGTTGATGGGATATCTGTTCCTCTAGCCCAGATGTCTGCCTCTGAGAACAGCAAAGATGATCAAGATGGTCAAGATGATGCTAGCAAAGATCAGGGTGATGTTGAGACATCGGTTGATAACACTGATGAGAAGAACCCAGGTGCCAAAGAAGTTGAGACATCTGAAGCTATTAATGTTGAAACATCTGGTACTAAAGATGCTGAAGTTCTTGAGCCTGAGAAAGCTGAAGAGGTTCCTGTTGCTGCTTCTAAAGAAACCCCTAATGAAGGTCCTACTGTGCATGATGTTGTGAATCTGAATGATCTGGATGATTCTATTGACATTGCTGATGATGAACTCATCTCTAGCATCTCTCATAGAGTCAAGACTCGTAAGGGCAAACAGGCTTGTGATCAAGATTTCTCCAAACCTCAGGTTACTCCTCAAAAGAAGGTCACTATAAAGAAGGTCAAGAAGGTCCTTGCTGAACCTTCAACCACAGGGAGCAAGGCTACTGtgaagaagaggaaagaaagaagTGTTTCTGTCCCAGAAGATGATGTcttaagtgat GAATTTATTGTGAATTTGTCTCAAGATTGTGGTGATGGAACAACTGATGATTTTCATAAGGTGTATGTTAGAAGAAAGTGTATAGATTTTTCCCCTGCTGTTATCAACCTATATCTAGGTAGAGATGCtgaggctcaacctgagcttgaagtgactGATAATGAGGTTTGCAAGGTAATCACTGGTGGTAAGGTTAAGAAGTGGCCCATAAAGAGCAAACTGTCTGCTAGTTCTCTTAATGTCAGGTATGCATTGCTGCACAAAATTGGTGCTGCTAACTGGGTGCCTACCAATCACACTTCCACCATTGCTGTTGGCCTAGGAAGATTCATATATGCTGTGGGAACCAAGAAAAAATTTGACTATGGGACCTACATATTTGATCAAACTATGAGGCATGTTGGTACCTTTGCTACCAAGCTTCCCATTGCTTTCCCATCTCTGATATGTGGAATAATCCTCAAGCAACACCCTGGAATTCTGAAAAGTAAAGATTCTGTATGTAAGAGGGAGAGTGCTTTGtcttttcactacaagctgctgCAGAGGTCTGATGACAagacatctgctgggacatcacaACCCAGCAAATCTGTGAACAAAGCTCTTCTTATTGCTGAGCTAAAAGAGACTTGTCAAGAGTTGGACAACAGGAAGATGAAACTTGAAAATCTCATCCACAGTCTTGAGCAGTCTACAGATGATGATCTGGATGGTGAAAAGGGTGGTGACAATATGGATGAAGACAAAGAGGCTGAGGAAGAAGCTGAGGAAGAGGCTGAGGGTGCTGAGAGTGGGAGTAGTGATGCTGCTGAATGGACTAGTAGCTCAAGTGATGACAATCCTGGTGGCTCTAGTGATGAAGACAGTGATGGGTCTGATGATTAG